The Coregonus clupeaformis isolate EN_2021a chromosome 26, ASM2061545v1, whole genome shotgun sequence genome window below encodes:
- the LOC121540230 gene encoding replication factor C subunit 4 isoform X1, which yields MDLQPVQNCYRRAMQAFLKGTSTQGTRPLKEKGAGTNAEKKQKSVPWVEKYRPKCMEEVAFQEEVVAVLKKTIEGADLPNLLFYGPPGTGKTSTILAAARELYGPELYRQRVLELNASDERGIQVVREKVKRFAQLTVAGHRTDGKPCPPFKIIILDEADSMTNAAQAALRRTMEKESRTTRFCLICNYVSRIIEPLTSRCSKFRFKPLANQVQEERLLEICDKENLKYSKEGIAALVKVSEGDLRKAITFLQSAARLNTDNEITESAVIEIAGVVPPKMINNLLKICYKGTFEKLEIAVRNMVDEGYAATQILNQLHEAIIEEELNDKQKSAITEKMAVVDKCLVDGADEYLQMLSLCSVIMQQATQSN from the exons ATGGATCTGCAACctgtgcaaaactgctaca GAAGAGCCATGCAAGCGTTTTTGAAAGGTACATCTACACAAGGCACCAGACCTCTGAAAGAGAAAGGTGCCGGGACCAATGCAGAGAAGAAGCAGAAGTCTGTCCCCTGGGTAGAGAAATA TAGACCAAAATGTATGGAAGAGGTGGCGTTTCAagaggaggtggttgctgtgCTGAAGAAGACTATAGAGGGTGCTGAT CTCCCAAATCTGCTGTTCTATGGACCACCTGGAACAGGAAAGACCTCCACCATCCTGGCTGCAGCCAGGGAACTTTATGG GCCAGAGCTGTACCGACAGAGAGTGCTGGAGCTGAACGCCTCTGATGAGAGAGGGATTCAGGTGGTCCGAGAGAAAGTCAAGAGATTTGCCCAGCTGACTGTAGCAGGACACCGCACTGA TGGGAAACCATGCCCACCCTTTAAGATCATCATCCTGGATGAGGCTGACTCAATGACCAATGCTGCTCAGGCTGCTCTCAGACGCACCATGGAGAAGGAGTCCCGGACCACCCGCTTCTGTCTCATCTGCAACTACGTCAGCAG GATTATTGAGCCCTTGACATCCAGATGCTCCAAATTCCGCTTCAAACCTCTAGCCAATCAGGTCCAAGAAGAGCGCTTGCTAGAAATCTGTGACAAGGAGAATCTCAAGTACTCGAAGGAG GGAATTGCAGCGTTGGTGAAGGTTTCAGAGGGTGATCTGAGAAAAGCTATAACCTTTCTTCAAAGTGCTGCACGGCTGAACACAGATAATGAGATCACGGAGAGTGCAGTCATAGAGATAGCAGGG GTTGTTCCCCCCAAGATGATCAACAATTTGCTTAAAATCTGTTACAAGGGCACATTTGAAAAACTAGAGATTGCTGTTCGG AACATGGTAGATGAAGGCTATGCCGCCACACAGATCCTTAACCAGCTACACGAAGCCATCATAGAGGAAGAGCTGAATGACAAGCAGAAGTCTGCCATCACGGAAAAGATGGCT GTGGTTGATAAGTGTTTAGTGGATGGTGCAGATGAGTACCTGCAGATGCTGAGTCTGTGTTCTGTGATCATGCAGCAAGCCACGCAGAGTAACTGA
- the LOC121540230 gene encoding replication factor C subunit 4 isoform X2, with protein sequence MQAFLKGTSTQGTRPLKEKGAGTNAEKKQKSVPWVEKYRPKCMEEVAFQEEVVAVLKKTIEGADLPNLLFYGPPGTGKTSTILAAARELYGPELYRQRVLELNASDERGIQVVREKVKRFAQLTVAGHRTDGKPCPPFKIIILDEADSMTNAAQAALRRTMEKESRTTRFCLICNYVSRIIEPLTSRCSKFRFKPLANQVQEERLLEICDKENLKYSKEGIAALVKVSEGDLRKAITFLQSAARLNTDNEITESAVIEIAGVVPPKMINNLLKICYKGTFEKLEIAVRNMVDEGYAATQILNQLHEAIIEEELNDKQKSAITEKMAVVDKCLVDGADEYLQMLSLCSVIMQQATQSN encoded by the exons ATGCAAGCGTTTTTGAAAGGTACATCTACACAAGGCACCAGACCTCTGAAAGAGAAAGGTGCCGGGACCAATGCAGAGAAGAAGCAGAAGTCTGTCCCCTGGGTAGAGAAATA TAGACCAAAATGTATGGAAGAGGTGGCGTTTCAagaggaggtggttgctgtgCTGAAGAAGACTATAGAGGGTGCTGAT CTCCCAAATCTGCTGTTCTATGGACCACCTGGAACAGGAAAGACCTCCACCATCCTGGCTGCAGCCAGGGAACTTTATGG GCCAGAGCTGTACCGACAGAGAGTGCTGGAGCTGAACGCCTCTGATGAGAGAGGGATTCAGGTGGTCCGAGAGAAAGTCAAGAGATTTGCCCAGCTGACTGTAGCAGGACACCGCACTGA TGGGAAACCATGCCCACCCTTTAAGATCATCATCCTGGATGAGGCTGACTCAATGACCAATGCTGCTCAGGCTGCTCTCAGACGCACCATGGAGAAGGAGTCCCGGACCACCCGCTTCTGTCTCATCTGCAACTACGTCAGCAG GATTATTGAGCCCTTGACATCCAGATGCTCCAAATTCCGCTTCAAACCTCTAGCCAATCAGGTCCAAGAAGAGCGCTTGCTAGAAATCTGTGACAAGGAGAATCTCAAGTACTCGAAGGAG GGAATTGCAGCGTTGGTGAAGGTTTCAGAGGGTGATCTGAGAAAAGCTATAACCTTTCTTCAAAGTGCTGCACGGCTGAACACAGATAATGAGATCACGGAGAGTGCAGTCATAGAGATAGCAGGG GTTGTTCCCCCCAAGATGATCAACAATTTGCTTAAAATCTGTTACAAGGGCACATTTGAAAAACTAGAGATTGCTGTTCGG AACATGGTAGATGAAGGCTATGCCGCCACACAGATCCTTAACCAGCTACACGAAGCCATCATAGAGGAAGAGCTGAATGACAAGCAGAAGTCTGCCATCACGGAAAAGATGGCT GTGGTTGATAAGTGTTTAGTGGATGGTGCAGATGAGTACCTGCAGATGCTGAGTCTGTGTTCTGTGATCATGCAGCAAGCCACGCAGAGTAACTGA